The following are encoded together in the Bos mutus isolate GX-2022 chromosome 3, NWIPB_WYAK_1.1, whole genome shotgun sequence genome:
- the GADD45A gene encoding growth arrest and DNA damage-inducible protein GADD45 alpha — translation MTLEEFSAGEQKTERMDKVGDALEEVLSKALSQRTITVGVYEAAKLLNVDPDNVVLCLLAADEDDDRDVALQIHFTLIQAFCCENDIDILRVSNPGRLAELLLLETDAGPAASEGAEQPPDLHCVLVTNPHSSQWKDPALSQLICFCRESRYMDQWVPVINLPER, via the exons GATGGATAAGGTGGGGGATGCCCTCGAGGAAGTGCTCAGCAAAGCCCTGAGTCAGCGCACCATCACCGTCGGGGTGTACGAGGCGGCCAAGCTGCTCAACGT CGACCCGGATAACGTGGTGCTGTGCCTGCTGGCGGCGGACGAGGACGACGACAGGGACGTGGCTCTGCAGATCCACTTCACCCTGATCCAGGCATTCTGCTGCGAGAATGATATCGACATCCTGCGTGTCAGCAACCCGGGCCGGCTGGCCGAACTCTTGCTCCTGGAGACCGATGCGGGCCCCGCGGCCAGCGAGGGCGCAGAGCAGCCCCCGGACCTGCACTGCGTGCTGGTGACG AATCCGCATTCATCACAGTGGAAGGATCCTGCCTTAAGTCAACTTATTTGTTTTTGCCGGGAAAGTCGCTACATGGATCAGTGGGTTCCAGTGATTAATCTCCCTGAACGGTGA